From the genome of Virgibacillus siamensis, one region includes:
- a CDS encoding homoserine dehydrogenase → MEKGISVGLMGFGTVGMGVFRLIENHREKLQHQLGCDITVKRILVVDPDKHRDIQVNSKLLTVHVEDILEDPEIDIVIEVMGGIEQTRDYLKKAFQHKKHVVTANKDLMALHGTELENAASRNQCDLLYEASVAGGIPIIRTVKDGLIADEIQKITGIVNGTTNYILTKMDDEGLAYEDALQKAQELGFAEADPSGDVDGLDAARKMAILARLAFSVPVDLADVEVRGIRNFPVDDLKFGRRLGLTMKLVGVTQVRDHQVEVGVEPVFLPEKHPLAAIKNENNAVFVNSAAVGETMYYGPGAGSLPTAAAVMSDVAAVVKNMITGIQGKSYLEPSYEKKILASHQRFGSYYVRLHVQDVAGSFTIISSIFNELDISFERILQVPKKQDNGTAEVIIVTHETTQDKIGKALENLQTNDVVEEVKSSYRIEGGMAQ, encoded by the coding sequence ATGGAAAAAGGAATTTCTGTCGGTCTTATGGGGTTTGGAACAGTTGGTATGGGAGTTTTCCGGTTAATTGAAAATCACCGGGAAAAATTGCAGCACCAACTTGGCTGTGATATTACCGTAAAGCGCATTTTAGTCGTGGATCCGGATAAGCATCGCGATATCCAAGTCAATTCGAAACTGCTCACTGTTCATGTTGAGGATATATTGGAGGATCCGGAAATTGATATTGTGATTGAAGTAATGGGTGGTATCGAGCAGACACGGGACTATTTGAAAAAAGCGTTCCAACATAAAAAGCACGTTGTGACCGCTAATAAAGATTTAATGGCCTTGCATGGGACAGAGCTTGAAAATGCCGCTTCCCGCAATCAATGCGATTTGTTGTATGAGGCAAGTGTTGCAGGCGGGATTCCGATTATCCGTACGGTTAAAGATGGTCTTATCGCTGATGAAATCCAAAAAATCACAGGGATTGTGAATGGAACAACGAATTACATTTTAACAAAGATGGATGATGAGGGTCTTGCATATGAAGATGCATTGCAGAAAGCGCAAGAGCTTGGTTTTGCTGAAGCAGATCCATCCGGTGACGTGGATGGACTTGATGCTGCCAGAAAAATGGCTATTCTTGCCAGACTTGCCTTTTCGGTTCCTGTAGACTTAGCTGATGTGGAAGTGCGGGGGATCCGGAATTTTCCGGTGGATGATCTGAAGTTTGGCAGAAGACTTGGTCTGACGATGAAACTTGTTGGTGTAACCCAAGTTCGCGACCATCAGGTTGAAGTCGGTGTGGAACCAGTATTTTTACCGGAAAAACACCCTCTCGCAGCGATAAAAAATGAAAATAATGCGGTTTTTGTAAACAGTGCCGCTGTTGGGGAGACAATGTATTACGGACCTGGTGCGGGAAGCCTGCCGACTGCTGCAGCTGTTATGTCGGACGTCGCAGCTGTAGTAAAGAATATGATAACTGGAATTCAGGGCAAAAGTTATTTGGAACCAAGTTATGAAAAGAAAATCCTTGCGTCTCATCAGCGGTTCGGAAGTTATTATGTCAGGCTGCATGTACAAGACGTGGCAGGGTCATTTACGATAATATCGTCAATTTTCAATGAACTTGATATAAGCTTTGAACGGATTTTGCAGGTTCCTAAAAAGCAGGATAATGGAACTGCGGAAGTAATCATCGTAACACATGAAACAACACAGGATAAAATCGGGAAAGCACTTGAAAATTTGCAAACAAACGATGTTGTGGAAGAAGTAAAAAGCAGTTATCGCATTGAGGGAGGAATGGCGCAATGA
- a CDS encoding amino acid ABC transporter ATP-binding protein yields MYLNIEGLSKSFGSLEVLKELNITIEKGKVLSIIGPSGSGKTTLLRCLNALELPDQGTYTFHDGFKLDFSKKMTKKDVLKLRRKSGMVFQSYNLFPHKTALGNVTEGPVIVQRRNKGKERERALELLTKVGLKDKADLYPHQLSGGQQQRVGIARALAIEPELMLFDEPTSALDPELIGDVLSVMKDLAKENWTMAVVTHELQFAEQVSDEVIFMDGGYIVEQGPPSEVLRAPKEERTKQFLQRILNPSQ; encoded by the coding sequence GTGTATTTAAATATAGAAGGGTTATCCAAATCATTTGGTTCCCTGGAAGTTTTGAAGGAATTAAATATCACGATTGAAAAAGGAAAAGTCCTGTCGATTATCGGTCCATCCGGTTCAGGAAAAACAACGTTATTGCGTTGCCTGAATGCATTAGAACTACCTGACCAGGGGACATATACATTTCATGATGGATTCAAACTGGATTTCTCCAAAAAAATGACAAAAAAGGATGTTCTAAAGCTGCGCCGAAAGTCAGGCATGGTATTCCAGTCATATAATCTTTTCCCGCACAAAACTGCACTGGGAAATGTGACGGAAGGCCCTGTTATTGTACAGAGGCGTAATAAGGGAAAAGAGCGGGAGCGCGCACTTGAGCTTTTGACAAAGGTTGGTCTGAAAGATAAAGCAGATCTTTATCCACACCAGCTTTCCGGCGGGCAGCAGCAGCGAGTCGGCATAGCGCGAGCATTGGCCATTGAACCGGAACTGATGTTGTTTGATGAACCAACATCGGCGCTTGACCCCGAATTAATTGGTGATGTCTTATCTGTCATGAAGGATTTGGCGAAAGAAAATTGGACAATGGCGGTTGTCACGCATGAATTGCAATTTGCCGAACAGGTATCGGATGAAGTGATTTTCATGGATGGCGGCTACATTGTCGAGCAGGGCCCGCCTAGTGAAGTTCTAAGGGCTCCAAAAGAGGAACGTACCAAGCAATTCCTGCAGCGGATATTGAATCCGTCACAATAA
- a CDS encoding amino acid ABC transporter permease: MFLSNSLLLTIDATMGGWELFKNSLMPMIMGGIKYTIPLTLIAFTVGLLLALLLAVMRLSKSPIVRAPSVAIVSAVRGTPLLVQLFIVFYGLPSLGVTIDPFPSAIIAFSINVGAYASEIIRASILSISKGQWEAAYTIGMTPNTALRRIIIPQAARVSVPPLSNTFISLVKDTSLASLILVTELFRKAQEIAAVTYDFMLIYIEAAILYWVVCFLLSLVQQAIETRLERHAA, encoded by the coding sequence ATGTTTCTGTCAAATAGTCTGCTGTTAACAATCGATGCGACAATGGGCGGCTGGGAACTGTTTAAAAATTCTCTTATGCCAATGATAATGGGCGGGATAAAATATACAATCCCGCTTACATTAATTGCATTTACAGTGGGTCTTTTGCTCGCTTTATTGCTTGCTGTTATGCGTCTGTCAAAATCACCAATCGTGCGTGCACCTTCCGTGGCAATTGTGTCAGCCGTGCGTGGAACGCCATTGCTGGTTCAGTTATTTATTGTATTTTACGGTCTTCCAAGTCTGGGGGTAACCATTGATCCGTTTCCAAGTGCAATAATCGCGTTTTCTATCAATGTTGGTGCATACGCATCGGAAATTATTCGTGCGTCGATTTTATCCATTTCAAAAGGCCAGTGGGAAGCTGCCTATACAATTGGGATGACGCCTAATACAGCGTTACGGCGGATTATTATACCACAGGCAGCCAGAGTATCGGTACCACCGTTGTCCAATACATTTATCAGTCTTGTAAAAGATACATCATTGGCATCACTCATTCTTGTAACGGAACTCTTTCGGAAGGCACAGGAAATAGCTGCCGTTACGTATGATTTTATGCTGATTTATATTGAAGCGGCCATTTTATACTGGGTCGTCTGTTTTCTGCTGTCTCTTGTACAGCAAGCAATTGAGACCCGTCTGGAACGTCATGCTGCTTAG
- a CDS encoding amino acid ABC transporter substrate-binding protein → MKKLIYAFLLAGLVLGLAACGSDEENGQTNSAKNKSGDLYDKVMESGVLTVGTEGTYAPFTFHNSEGKLTGYDVEVIREVANRMGVDVEFRETQWDSMFAGLNAERFDMIANQVGINKERKANYDFSIPYTYSEAVIVTPKDDQSVDSFDDLEGKKSAQSLTSNYQKIAKENGAEIVGVEGLAQSIELIKQGRADLTVNDKLAVLDYINQEGGKQIKIAAEENNASETAFTFNKGNEKLVKAVNKQLKAMKKDGTLTKIAKEWFGEDVSVK, encoded by the coding sequence ATGAAAAAATTAATATATGCATTTTTATTGGCAGGGCTTGTCCTTGGACTTGCAGCATGCGGCTCTGATGAGGAAAATGGTCAGACCAATAGTGCAAAAAATAAATCGGGAGACTTGTATGACAAGGTGATGGAAAGCGGTGTACTGACAGTCGGAACGGAAGGAACCTACGCACCGTTTACATTCCACAATTCAGAAGGAAAACTGACTGGCTATGACGTTGAAGTTATTCGTGAAGTCGCCAATCGCATGGGCGTTGACGTGGAATTCAGGGAAACACAATGGGATTCAATGTTTGCCGGATTGAATGCGGAACGTTTTGATATGATTGCAAACCAAGTTGGGATCAATAAGGAGCGAAAGGCTAATTATGATTTTTCCATACCATACACGTATTCAGAAGCCGTCATTGTGACACCGAAAGACGATCAATCAGTGGATTCTTTTGATGACCTGGAAGGCAAGAAGTCAGCACAATCGCTGACAAGCAACTATCAGAAAATCGCCAAAGAAAATGGTGCTGAAATTGTCGGAGTGGAAGGTCTTGCCCAATCAATTGAACTGATCAAACAGGGCAGAGCGGATCTGACAGTCAATGATAAGCTTGCAGTGTTGGACTATATCAACCAAGAAGGCGGCAAACAGATTAAAATTGCTGCCGAGGAAAATAATGCTTCTGAAACAGCATTTACATTCAATAAAGGAAATGAAAAGTTAGTAAAAGCTGTTAATAAGCAACTGAAAGCAATGAAAAAAGACGGTACGCTGACAAAAATCGCAAAAGAATGGTTTGGTGAAGATGTTTCTGTCAAATAG
- the pruA gene encoding L-glutamate gamma-semialdehyde dehydrogenase: protein MVVSYKHEPFTDFTNEENRQAYEDALSRIRRMDLGKEYPLIIGGQRIFTDDKLESFNPSNTSQLIGSISKAKKAHVDQAMDAAYKAFETWREFSPEERADVLFKTAAIVRRRKHEFSAMMSYEAGKPWGQADADTAEAIDFLEYYGRQIIELGKGKEINDRPFENNTYFYQPIGPGVTIPPWNFAFAIVCGTTVGPIAAGNPVLLKPSENTPVIACKLVEVLEEAGLPAGVVNYLPGEPNELGDYMVDHPKTHFINFTGSRQTGTRIYKRVAEVQEGQNFLKRVVAEMGGKDTIIVDNEADLDLAAEAIAQSAFGFQGQKCSACSRAVIHEEVYDEVLAKTVEHAKEITVGDPAAENPYMGGVINRKQFDKIKNYIDIGKNESRLAFGGETDDSKGYYVYPTIFADAEPDATIMQEEIFGPVVAFAKAKDFSELLDIANNTDYGLTGAVISNNRKHLNKARYDFHVGNLYFNRGCTASIVGYHPFGGFKMSGTDAKAGGPDYLLNFLEAKTVSETL from the coding sequence ATGGTAGTGTCTTATAAACACGAACCATTTACAGATTTCACAAATGAAGAAAATCGTCAGGCATATGAAGATGCACTGAGCAGGATACGCCGTATGGATTTGGGGAAAGAATATCCGCTTATTATCGGCGGACAGCGTATTTTTACTGATGACAAATTGGAATCCTTTAACCCATCCAATACATCTCAGTTGATTGGATCTATATCCAAAGCGAAAAAGGCGCATGTTGATCAGGCGATGGATGCAGCCTACAAGGCATTTGAAACATGGCGTGAATTTTCACCGGAAGAAAGAGCAGATGTATTATTTAAAACAGCCGCCATCGTTCGCCGGCGCAAACATGAGTTTTCCGCAATGATGTCGTATGAGGCCGGTAAACCATGGGGCCAGGCGGATGCTGATACTGCGGAAGCAATCGACTTTCTGGAGTATTACGGCAGACAGATAATTGAACTTGGCAAAGGAAAAGAAATCAATGACCGTCCATTTGAAAATAATACGTATTTTTATCAGCCGATAGGTCCGGGAGTAACGATTCCACCGTGGAACTTCGCATTTGCGATTGTGTGTGGAACAACAGTCGGCCCAATCGCAGCGGGGAATCCAGTTCTCCTGAAACCTTCAGAAAACACACCAGTGATTGCCTGCAAACTTGTGGAAGTGCTTGAAGAGGCAGGACTTCCTGCTGGCGTTGTGAACTACTTGCCGGGTGAGCCGAATGAACTTGGCGACTACATGGTTGATCATCCAAAAACACACTTTATTAATTTTACCGGCTCCAGGCAAACAGGTACGCGGATTTATAAACGCGTTGCGGAAGTGCAGGAAGGACAAAATTTCCTAAAGCGGGTTGTCGCTGAAATGGGTGGAAAGGACACCATTATCGTGGACAATGAAGCAGACCTGGATTTGGCTGCTGAAGCGATTGCTCAATCCGCATTCGGGTTCCAGGGACAGAAATGTTCCGCATGCTCGCGTGCTGTTATTCATGAAGAAGTTTATGATGAAGTATTGGCTAAAACGGTTGAGCATGCGAAGGAAATTACTGTTGGCGATCCCGCAGCAGAAAATCCATATATGGGTGGTGTCATTAACCGGAAACAGTTTGATAAAATCAAAAACTATATTGATATTGGCAAAAATGAAAGCAGACTTGCATTTGGCGGTGAAACAGATGATTCGAAAGGGTACTATGTTTATCCAACGATTTTTGCCGATGCGGAACCGGATGCAACCATTATGCAGGAGGAAATTTTCGGGCCGGTTGTTGCGTTCGCCAAAGCAAAGGACTTCAGTGAACTGCTGGATATTGCCAATAATACGGATTACGGCCTGACTGGTGCCGTCATTTCCAATAACCGCAAGCATCTCAACAAGGCAAGGTATGATTTCCACGTTGGAAACTTATATTTCAACCGTGGCTGTACCGCATCAATTGTCGGATACCACCCATTTGGCGGATTCAAAATGTCTGGTACAGATGCCAAAGCCGGCGGACCGGACTACCTTTTAAATTTTCTTGAAGCAAAAACAGTTTCAGAAACATTATAG
- a CDS encoding CoxG family protein — protein sequence MPYGKYYLELNVPIRNVWSFVSDVNNLAPLIPGYVNHEIQSNTRSVWQAKGEVGFVQKEIRMQLDITGIQEPERISFTVTGLNENFSGDGYFKAKKVHDRKTVMTGCLQVTAKGWTGAVLNPVLKQLVPKTTERFTKAVADSIADREPAIT from the coding sequence ATGCCGTATGGTAAGTATTATTTGGAACTGAATGTGCCGATACGCAATGTCTGGTCATTTGTATCGGATGTTAATAATTTGGCACCATTAATTCCCGGATATGTTAATCATGAAATTCAGAGCAATACCCGATCTGTCTGGCAGGCAAAAGGTGAGGTCGGATTTGTGCAAAAAGAAATTCGGATGCAGCTGGATATTACCGGAATTCAAGAACCTGAACGGATATCATTTACTGTAACCGGGTTAAATGAAAACTTTTCCGGAGACGGATATTTTAAAGCTAAAAAAGTTCATGACCGGAAGACTGTTATGACGGGCTGCCTTCAGGTTACCGCAAAAGGCTGGACCGGTGCAGTATTGAATCCGGTTTTAAAGCAGCTCGTTCCGAAAACAACAGAAAGATTCACAAAAGCGGTCGCGGACAGCATTGCTGATCGTGAACCTGCTATAACATAG
- a CDS encoding DMT family transporter — translation MNKWAFMMASVTIVIWGSTFAAIRASLHGGYSSGHLVLTRFLIASAVFLVYALWPGTKFRLPAKKDLVKILLLGWVGISVYHIGITFGEQTVPAGTTAMLVASAPIFTAIIAAIFLKERPSLFGWIGLGVGFLGIFLITLGSPGASFGISSGALLIIIASMATSAFFVFQKPLLTRYRPIELTAYFTWAGTLPFFVFSPGLFESIQGATLEANLSAIYVGVFPAAIAYVTWAIALSSGEAGAVTSMMYVEPVFAILVAWIWLNELPSLLSVAGGIIAIASVILVNAFERRRRVSQTNFSK, via the coding sequence GTGAATAAATGGGCGTTTATGATGGCGTCGGTTACGATTGTCATTTGGGGGTCGACGTTTGCTGCCATCCGGGCCAGTTTGCATGGTGGCTACAGTTCCGGTCATCTTGTGCTGACAAGGTTTTTGATAGCATCGGCAGTATTTTTGGTGTATGCACTTTGGCCGGGAACAAAATTCCGGCTGCCGGCGAAAAAAGATCTTGTGAAAATTTTACTGCTTGGCTGGGTTGGTATCAGTGTTTATCATATTGGAATTACCTTTGGTGAACAAACGGTCCCGGCTGGTACAACGGCGATGCTTGTTGCCTCTGCACCGATTTTCACTGCAATTATCGCCGCGATTTTCCTGAAAGAGCGTCCGAGTCTTTTTGGCTGGATTGGACTCGGTGTCGGCTTCCTGGGGATTTTTCTGATTACACTCGGTTCACCTGGTGCATCGTTCGGTATTTCATCAGGGGCATTGCTGATTATAATTGCATCGATGGCAACGTCGGCCTTTTTTGTTTTTCAGAAACCGTTGCTTACGCGCTACCGACCGATTGAATTAACAGCGTATTTCACATGGGCGGGAACACTGCCATTTTTTGTTTTTTCTCCAGGTTTATTTGAAAGTATTCAAGGAGCAACACTGGAAGCTAATTTGTCGGCAATATATGTTGGTGTTTTTCCAGCAGCAATCGCTTATGTAACGTGGGCAATAGCATTATCTTCAGGTGAAGCCGGAGCTGTAACGAGTATGATGTATGTTGAACCGGTTTTTGCCATTCTCGTTGCTTGGATATGGCTCAATGAACTGCCCAGCCTGTTATCTGTTGCAGGCGGAATTATTGCCATTGCGAGTGTCATTTTGGTGAATGCGTTTGAGCGCAGGCGGCGAGTTAGCCAAACGAATTTCTCAAAATAA
- a CDS encoding FAD-dependent oxidoreductase: MSADTIKLLKKETVANDTMAFHWEMPDGFEFRAGQFGDFTLIDPGVTDEDGNTRAFSFVCAPSENKLVTATRMRDSAYKRVLKDMPEGTEVKFDGPHGNFTLHKTESTPAVFLIGGIGITPIRSMIAEATKNQTSHDMTLLYSNHTPDDAPFMADFEKFEDQNQNFKFVPVMTQSNDWSGESGHIDADMLKRHVSDISKPIYYLAGPAGMVKAMYQLLVDAGANEDNIRAEEFSGY; encoded by the coding sequence ATGTCTGCAGATACGATTAAATTACTTAAAAAAGAAACAGTCGCAAACGATACAATGGCGTTCCATTGGGAAATGCCGGATGGATTTGAGTTTCGGGCCGGTCAGTTTGGTGATTTCACGTTGATTGATCCGGGTGTAACGGATGAGGATGGCAATACAAGGGCATTTTCGTTTGTATGTGCTCCATCCGAAAATAAGCTGGTTACGGCGACACGGATGCGTGATTCTGCATACAAACGGGTACTGAAGGATATGCCTGAAGGGACTGAAGTGAAATTTGACGGTCCACACGGGAATTTTACATTGCATAAAACCGAATCAACACCGGCTGTATTTTTGATTGGAGGTATTGGAATCACGCCAATACGAAGCATGATTGCTGAGGCAACGAAGAACCAGACTTCACATGACATGACATTGCTGTATTCCAATCATACCCCGGATGATGCGCCATTCATGGCAGATTTTGAAAAATTTGAAGATCAAAACCAGAATTTCAAATTTGTGCCTGTCATGACACAGTCGAATGACTGGAGCGGCGAAAGCGGTCATATTGATGCTGATATGCTCAAGCGACATGTGTCCGACATAAGCAAACCGATTTATTATTTGGCTGGACCCGCCGGCATGGTGAAAGCCATGTATCAATTGCTTGTTGATGCCGGAGCAAACGAAGATAACATCCGTGCCGAAGAATTTTCCGGCTACTAA
- a CDS encoding M17 family metallopeptidase, translated as MVKTSIVFSTDDKIKDSAIVSEQVHNSMNSYSIIFLDNEMLVAIKAPGASNQSYDQVRMTAGDIARSLRKQKIEKAVVHASRLTKAFDELNAGDVLTAFVEGWELGAYQFLRYKSDQESFKTELQVLEGKQTFVEAGKIRAAAMAFSRDVTNEIPSALSPSTFPSIIQKEFDGTDVEVNVLDKAEIVNRKMNGVLTVCRGSIHEPSFVELMYRGDETKPLIALVGKGVTFDSGGITLKRGKDISGMRMDMGGSAAVLGAMKLLSESNADVNVVALIPIVENMPDRKAVIPGDVIHYKNGLNVQVGNTDAEGRLILADGLIRAGELEASYVVDIATLTGSIGNALGSKLAGVFGDVDLSRKMHEIGRKNGDFNWPMPLVDAYDNYLDSDYADFNNTSGKGEAGSIVAALFLRRFVPENCRWLHIDMAGVMASQENGYYSKAASGFGARLLADYTVDVSK; from the coding sequence ATGGTTAAAACATCGATTGTATTTTCTACGGATGACAAAATAAAAGATAGTGCGATTGTCAGTGAGCAGGTTCATAACAGTATGAATTCATATTCTATAATTTTTTTAGATAATGAGATGTTAGTGGCAATAAAAGCCCCTGGTGCATCAAATCAATCGTACGATCAAGTACGGATGACAGCAGGTGATATCGCACGTTCATTACGCAAACAGAAAATCGAAAAAGCTGTTGTTCATGCCAGCCGGCTGACAAAAGCATTTGATGAACTGAATGCAGGTGATGTGCTGACAGCTTTTGTGGAAGGATGGGAACTTGGGGCGTACCAATTTTTACGTTACAAATCTGATCAGGAATCGTTTAAGACCGAATTGCAAGTTTTGGAAGGGAAGCAGACTTTTGTAGAGGCAGGGAAAATCCGTGCAGCGGCAATGGCTTTTTCCCGTGATGTGACAAATGAGATTCCCAGTGCTTTAAGTCCATCTACGTTTCCATCGATTATTCAAAAAGAGTTTGATGGAACAGATGTGGAAGTGAATGTATTAGATAAAGCGGAAATTGTAAATAGAAAGATGAATGGTGTTCTGACCGTTTGCCGCGGCAGTATCCATGAGCCGTCCTTTGTTGAACTAATGTATCGCGGGGATGAAACTAAACCGCTTATTGCACTAGTCGGCAAAGGCGTTACATTTGATTCTGGCGGGATAACGTTGAAAAGGGGCAAAGATATCAGCGGCATGCGTATGGATATGGGCGGTTCCGCGGCAGTTCTTGGTGCAATGAAGCTGCTCAGTGAATCCAATGCCGATGTAAATGTTGTGGCACTGATTCCGATTGTGGAAAATATGCCCGACCGTAAAGCTGTTATTCCAGGCGATGTCATTCATTATAAAAATGGATTAAATGTGCAGGTTGGAAACACAGATGCGGAAGGAAGGCTGATTTTGGCAGACGGTTTGATTCGGGCAGGTGAGCTGGAGGCTTCGTACGTGGTAGATATTGCAACGTTAACCGGATCGATTGGCAATGCACTTGGCTCAAAACTTGCTGGCGTCTTCGGGGACGTGGATCTTTCCCGGAAGATGCATGAAATTGGCCGGAAAAATGGTGATTTTAATTGGCCGATGCCGCTTGTTGATGCATATGACAATTATTTGGATAGTGACTATGCGGATTTCAATAATACGAGCGGAAAAGGTGAAGCCGGATCGATTGTAGCTGCGCTGTTTTTGCGACGATTTGTTCCGGAAAATTGCCGATGGCTGCACATTGATATGGCGGGTGTAATGGCAAGTCAGGAAAATGGATACTACTCAAAGGCAGCATCCGGATTCGGTGCAAGACTTTTGGCCGATTACACTGTGGATGTTTCAAAGTAA
- a CDS encoding copper homeostasis protein CutC, translating to MLEVIVQNKQEAIEAEKCGADRVELVSAIQEGGLTPSIGTLKQVIGSVTIPVQVMVRPHSYSFSYSLEDMEIIREDVKAILDLGGSGIVFGALRDDHTIDENKLMEIIEMAPQLDITFHRAFDEAVSQKAAYRVLAKYKSHVKRILTSGGERDCEHGKDQLRSLVELSREMDGPKIMPGAGLSPENIRSIHSFVRADEYHFGKAVRLGGSFQNGFDVKAMQQIMNWTGH from the coding sequence ATGCTTGAAGTAATTGTACAAAATAAACAGGAAGCCATAGAGGCGGAAAAATGCGGTGCAGACCGGGTGGAACTGGTTTCAGCCATTCAGGAAGGTGGTCTAACACCAAGTATCGGTACACTTAAACAGGTAATTGGGAGTGTTACCATCCCTGTACAGGTGATGGTTCGCCCACATAGTTATAGTTTTTCATACTCATTAGAAGATATGGAAATAATCCGGGAAGATGTTAAAGCCATACTGGATTTAGGTGGAAGCGGCATTGTGTTTGGTGCTTTGCGGGATGACCATACGATTGATGAAAATAAATTAATGGAAATTATTGAGATGGCGCCACAGCTGGATATTACTTTCCATCGCGCATTTGATGAAGCCGTATCACAAAAAGCTGCATATCGGGTGCTTGCAAAATATAAGTCACATGTCAAACGAATTTTGACATCCGGCGGAGAACGTGACTGTGAACACGGGAAAGACCAATTGCGATCGCTCGTGGAACTGTCCAGGGAAATGGATGGACCGAAGATTATGCCAGGAGCGGGTTTGTCACCTGAAAATATCCGCAGTATACATAGTTTTGTCAGAGCGGACGAATATCATTTCGGAAAGGCAGTCCGGTTGGGAGGCTCTTTTCAGAATGGATTTGATGTGAAAGCGATGCAGCAAATTATGAACTGGACGGGTCATTAA
- a CDS encoding asparaginase — MTHQIIAEEYRGGKLENLHQGLVCAVNAQQDVIYEKGDIYEQVFYRSAMKPISAAKVRRMKFLMIMEK; from the coding sequence ATGACACACCAAATCATCGCAGAAGAATACAGGGGTGGAAAACTCGAAAATTTGCATCAGGGATTGGTTTGCGCGGTGAATGCGCAACAGGACGTGATCTATGAAAAGGGAGATATTTATGAGCAGGTCTTTTATCGTTCGGCCATGAAACCAATATCGGCTGCTAAAGTACGGCGCATGAAATTTTTAATGATAATGGAAAAATAG
- a CDS encoding NAD(P)-dependent oxidoreductase — translation MLPTNVKIGMIGTGVMGKSMAQNLLDAGYSIHVYTRTKQKAAELLENGAAWKDSVAELAQASDLVITMVGYPSDVERVYFGSGGILENARAGTYVIDMTTSKPALATEIYNRASERGLHAMDAPVSGGDVGAKNGTLAIMTGGEQNVFDDIFPIFDVLGENIILQGEAGAGQHTKLANQIAIATNMIGVCEAIVYAKKAGLNPSRVLDSISTGAAGSFSLSKLAPRMLKGDYAPGFYVKHFIKDMAIALESAKDMGFSAPGLKLSLELYRELAEKGEEDSGTQALIKLFEE, via the coding sequence ATGTTACCAACGAATGTGAAAATTGGAATGATTGGTACAGGTGTAATGGGGAAAAGTATGGCCCAAAATCTGCTGGATGCTGGATATTCGATTCATGTTTATACACGTACAAAGCAAAAGGCAGCAGAATTATTGGAAAACGGTGCAGCCTGGAAAGATTCAGTTGCAGAGCTGGCTCAAGCATCCGATCTTGTGATTACAATGGTTGGCTACCCTTCCGATGTGGAGAGAGTTTATTTTGGCAGCGGTGGTATATTGGAAAACGCCAGGGCGGGTACATATGTGATTGATATGACAACTTCGAAACCGGCACTTGCCACGGAAATTTACAATAGAGCATCAGAACGGGGACTTCACGCAATGGATGCACCTGTGTCCGGCGGCGATGTCGGTGCAAAAAATGGAACACTTGCCATAATGACCGGTGGTGAGCAAAACGTGTTTGATGACATTTTCCCAATATTTGATGTGCTTGGTGAAAACATTATTTTGCAGGGGGAGGCTGGTGCTGGCCAGCATACGAAACTGGCGAATCAGATTGCGATTGCTACAAATATGATTGGCGTCTGTGAAGCAATAGTATATGCAAAAAAGGCTGGCCTGAATCCATCCAGGGTTCTGGACAGCATTTCAACGGGGGCTGCCGGCAGTTTTTCACTGTCCAAGCTTGCTCCGCGAATGCTTAAGGGTGACTATGCACCGGGTTTTTATGTAAAACATTTTATTAAAGATATGGCTATAGCACTTGAGTCAGCTAAGGATATGGGATTTTCCGCACCGGGACTGAAACTATCGCTTGAATTATATAGGGAACTTGCTGAAAAAGGCGAGGAAGACAGCGGAACACAGGCCCTGATTAAGTTGTTTGAGGAGTAA